The nucleotide sequence TCCTGGAACGCTCGAGGCACTGTCCCTCAGCAGGCTGAAAGACCCAGAATTCTAACAACCAAATGGAGAGACAGGCTATTCCCTGCAGAACTGTGGGGTGACTTTTGGTACCTGGATTAAGTTAGAATCCACTACATAGAAAACCCACAAAGTGGTTCAAAGAGCTGCATTGGCAGAAGCACTGACTGAGATGGTGCAAAGTGGAAAAAGGCCTGTGGGGCCACCGACTTCCTGCAGGCAGGAAACCTGCTGAGCACATGGCCGTGTCCCAATGTCTCCTTCAGAAGTGGCCAAAGTGAGGGAGGAACATGTGAAGAAGGAAGGCAGTCACGTGGTCCCTGCAGACTGTGGAATTGCCTGGACTGCGGCTGCTCCGTGCCCCCCATGCTTCTCTCTGACGGGACCGTTTTATTGCAGTCACATGTTCGCTGTCCCACCACAGGTGCTGAGCAAGTGGGGATCTGGTAACTTCCCATTTACTTCTAAGGTGTGTGACCTAGAGGGGCCTCTGTGGAGTGGAGACCACAAGATCCCTGATTTGAGCCAACACCCTGATTAAATGAGACTCAGGGAACCTGAGAGGCAAGATGGGGTGAAGACACCTGACAGGCAGAAGGGACGTGAAGTGTGTGGCCGAGGTGAGAGCTGGTGCGGGCTGCGTTCAGGGCCTGGAGCTTCCTCCCCTTCCTGCATCCATGCCCTTGCCCAGGGCTTTGAAGTGTGTCCCACTGGAGAAGCAACGGACCCAGGTGAGACAGTGACAGCAGGTGCCATGGTGGCTGTTTGTTATGTGGTCAGAGCTGCCTGACGCACTCCTGTGATTTCCTCTGTAGATGTCCTCGTCCATGCCGTGACTTCCATGACCAAGTACATGCCAGTGCCTCCAAAACATCTGTCCCCACCCTGGACCTCTCCTCTGAACTCCAGCTCCCTACATGACATGTGCACGGAATGTCCTAGAGGAACTCCAAGGCACACCCCCCACACCCTGCTGGCGTTCCCTCTCCTGTGGCTGCCACCCGCTCTGGCCTACCTCTCCCAGTCCCTCCCCTCGCCCCCCAAACGGCTCCATCACCACCTCCCCAAGGGGTTCTTCAAAGGCAGTTCCCCCCAAGAGGAgctgcacccccagccccaccatcGCTTACTGGACTCCCACCACCCTTCCCTtgccagctcacatggcacttcCTCCAAGAAGCTCTCCCCAACCCGGACTGTCAGCCCTGCTGCTGTGTAGCGCTGGTCCCTCTAGGTCTGTTTCTCAGTGTCAGGCACGGTGAGCCTGGTGCCTGCTCCGGGGCCTGGCTGTCCTGACCAGGCATCACTTCTGAGAGCTCTTTTgcctgttttgctcactgcttcgtccccctcccccagcagctaGCATGATGCCcggcacacagcaagtgcttataaatgtttgatgaataagCCAGTGGCTTCCCAAGAAAGCGTAGGATGTCCAGGAACACAGAGAATGGTGGCAGAAACTCACAGCAGAGAAGACACAGGAGAAGGATGACACTGGACTGGCCCTGGTCTATTTCACAGCAGCTAAGGGCTGGCAGCATCTTTCTGCCGTGTAATCCAGAGGACAGGGCAGAAGGGGCCTGGTCTGGCACCTCCCTGCCCAGTCAGCACGTGCCCTCTTACCCCCGTCTCTTGATGGTCGTGTAGGTTAGAGCCGTGTCCCTGGGTGTCACACTGTCGATGGCCTGGGACCACCAAACACCTCTCAACAAGCAGTTGGATGTGAAGACCTGACATCTGGAACAATGCTCTGGGGCCTGGGGGATCACAAGTCAGCCCCACAGGAAAAACAGGAAGACGGCTGGCTCTCACGGCAGGATGGTGTGCGCACAGGAggctgtgggagagggaggaggtggtgaCAGGGTCAGGGGTGCTGTCAGGGAACCCACACCTGCTCTCCCTACTTCCCCGTGTGCTAGTCTGGGGCACCGCAGAGGGCGAAGCCATGCACAGCCTGCTCCTCCAGCCACAGTGCAGACCTGATCCCACGGAGCAGGGATGCTCCGGGGCCACCTCGCCCGCCTGTGCAGGGCCTGCCCGGGTGACAAGCCCCGATGTCAGTAAAAGccaggaggaggggacagggcaTCACACTCTGGCATGTCTGCACAGTGGCTTCACATCTTTACGAAGATGGCATCGTCACCCTTCCATCAGCTCTCGAACggaaggggcaggggcaggagaggTGTTGCCTGACAGCCTTGCGTCCACATTTTACCATCTTTGGGGAGAATGGTCGAACCCCTTGTGAGCTCCAGAATCTCACATATATCCACAAACTTCTTCACACTCATGAAGCTGGATGTGTTCTGTCTGCCTGCAGTTGGGAAGCACAATCTCAACATCAGAGTTTCCAGTTCCGCTCTCTGGGGCTTCCCctgaccgcccccccccccccgccccaacccTGCCCCCAGACACCAAAATGCCTCGGAATTCTCAGGCGGATTAGCAAGGGTGCTGCTAAGGGCAAAATGAAAACCAGTGGATGTCATTCTGTGTGCTCTCCATTCCCAGGCAGGCGGGTGTCCCCAGCAAGGCCCAGGATGCAGGGTCCCTCAGGTAGCCCTCTCTGCTCATCCAATCCCGTCTGCCCAGGCCCGGCTGGCAGCCCTCCCGCTGCATTGCTGGGCCTGCCAGGAGgctccccaggcccctccctgccctctccagCACTTCCAGGGGGGCTGCTCATCCTCCTCCCTGCACCGTCCCCTCTATGCCTGGAAGTGGCTCACGTCCCTACCTTCCCATCCTGGTTCCATATGAACCTTCTCTGTCAGCACCTCCCTGCTCCCCTAATCCCACCTCAGCCCTGGAGTGGGGGTTCTGCATCCACACAGATAGTAGGCCCTGCTCCCAGACTCTTACTTTCTGACCTCAGCTCTGCAGtgcctctcccctcacccctgctgTGGCCACTTGGGAGACCTGCCTGTGTGGCCTCGGTGTCCAGAGGCCTACACTCTGCCCACCCATCTGAGTCCCCACTCCCCACCAGccccctttcccccttctccctgcccaccACTCTGCACCGCTGTGGGCTGGCTGCTCCTTTGTCCTCCCTTCATACGCTCAGGCCCCAGTATGATAGCATTAGGAGGGGACGAGCTTCAGGTGAGGGCCGGGGGTGGGGTCCAGGATGGGattggtgtccttagaagaggagGCCAGAGCTCCCCCATCATGTGAGGACCtgccagccaggaagagggccctcccCAGACCCCCACCCTGCTGGCACCTGAGAAATAATGTCCCTCTGTAATCCACGACTTGTGGTGCCGCACCGAACTGCCTGAGGcagagccccccgcccccctcaccTTCCTCGTTCACTACCCAGAATGCCCGGACCAGGGCTTGGCCCACTGGACTCACTGAATAACAGCAGGGTCTTGGAGGTCCGGCCGGCCCGGCCCAGGCGCACGTCCACCACGCCGTAGCTGTAGTCAGTGGACAGCACGCGGAAGCCCTGCACCCCCTTCACTAGATGGACGGGAAGAGAAGACAGCTGCGCTGACCCTCCCGCCCACACAGGGCACCTGGAAGGTCTCCCCTGACCCCGCCCTGCAGGCCCAGGTGCCAGGATGACACCTGTTGTGGCCTTTGGGAAGGATAGTCTCTGGGACCACGGCCGGCCTGCCGCCATGTTCTCAGGGCAAAGGGACCCCTGGGGGACAGTGCTGTCAGGGGCATCACATCCAGTGTCTCAGTGGCCATGAGCCCATGGCCCCTCCACCCCTCGGTCTTCCCCATACGTACAGGTATTCCTGAACACGGCCTTCTTCCCATCTTTCCGCAGAATTAACGTGTGGGACTGGCAGCCCCGTGACCTGGGAGGGGCAAGGTGGGGTTGCCAACTCATGGCCCGGGAGCCTCTCTTCCCACCTGGGGCCCCCCCAGGCTCCTCAGGTCGACCTTCTCTGTCCCCCTCCTCCCGCCCTTGCTCCGTGGGGCTGGCTGAGGCCAGGAGCACCTCGAAGCTTCACTCCCCAACTCCTGTCCATTCAAGGCTCTGTTATTCCAGAACTTTCCAACTTGGATAAGGGCCAGTCCCAAAGCTTCAAGGAAACCTCCAAACACCTGCTGCCTGCCGAGGGCCCCATGGGCTGTGATGGCCTCTCCCCAAATCAGCCCCCTGAACTTCAGGGGCAGAAAGTGATGGGGGTCATGGCTGCACAGACAGTCCTTGTGggacctgcagacagagccatgGCCCTGCACCCCAGCCCCTTTCTCCTGTGGAAAGGGAGCCACCCTGTTTGCGGCCAGTGGTCTATGGAGGGTGTGCTGGGACCCCTGTGCTCATCCCCTCACCGGCTAAAGGCGAAGACCACCTTCAGCTGGCCCACGTTGTGAAGCTGCACGACGGACGCCCCCAGCTTCCACTTGTCTCTGTCCGGCAAGAAGCCGTGGACGTCAGAGGCGATGGCAAGAATGTACCAGAACCCTGAAAACTGCAGAGAGGGTGCTGGGGAGCACAGACGCTGCTCCCAGTTTCTGGGGCTCCTCTTAGAGCCCCTGAGAACCTACTGGACCAGTGACCTTTGCCTGAGGCCCTGTCCACGTCGAGGGCCGTGGCGGGGGAGGGGCAAATGCCCAGCTGGGCTGTGGGCGCTGCATGCCAGGACTTCCTTCCTGTGTGGGCCTCCCTGGCACCCCTTTCCTTCCAGCTCACCCCTGCACCCCATCCCACAGACATCCTGCTGCAAACCTGCGCTCCCAGGCATGACCAGTCCATTATAGCCTGTGCCCACGGCCACCCCCACCAAAACCTTCCACTGGCCAATGATCTCATTATTTCAGAACATGCCCtgctctccctccttttccccccACCTACCTGGCATCTCCAGGTAACCTCAGGCCGCACCTGTCTGGGGCTCTCTGCTCTTCCCCACCCAGGGGCTCCTAGCCCCTGGGGCCCATGGTTGTCAGCTGAGTTTTGCAATCTTAGCCTGTCCCTAAAAGATGCCGTCATCAGCCCTTGAGGGAAAGGTGGGCAGCAGGGGGGCAGCCTGCTGGGCCGGCAGAGCCCTTTTGTCACCTGGGGGCTGCCCATGGGCCCGGATGGCCACCTGAAGACTGTCAGGAAACATCTTCCCAGCTGTCCACCCTGTACCCCGGCCCTCTGTGGCCAGGCCCCTGGCCCAGAGACTGCACACAGGCTGACCTTGTTCCAGTTGAGGTTGTGAGACTCCCTGGGGAGCTGCCCCTGtggctgagaccccacaggcagCACCAGCGCCAAGACCAGCACAGGTGGCAACCGCCCCAGCCCCATCCTGGCCCTACACCCTTAGCCACTGAACACCGACTTTAAATTACCCCGCCCACCTGCCCCGCCGTGGGCGTCCAGCCAACCCGGAGCCTTCAGACAGCCTGGGGTGGGCAGGCGGGGAGGGCCGGGGCTTTGGGCCCTCCCCGGGACATAGAGCTGCACAGCCACTCTGGGATTTGCCTGCCTGGGAGGCCGTGAAGACAGAGGCCATCGTGTTTCCGAGGTCACTCCCCTGGGCCTCGAGTCGCCATGTGTGCCCTGGAGCTATCTCAGCTGGCAGTGAGCCCCAGGGCCTCTCATTCTAGCCCCTGGGAGAGAGGCGTCACTGTGAGTCACTCACTGCGTGGGACACGTGCAGCTGGGGCTCTGATGGTGCCAGAGCAGAGACTGATGGGCAGACCTGGGCTGGACATGCATGCGCTCTGCCTTGAAGAGCGAGGCCCGCGTGCACCTCACTGTGAGTGGTGGGCAGCTCCCACCCGgcctccctcccagctcccccGACAGCCCTGCTTTTCTAGGACTTCAGGCAGGGCCCCCAGAATACAGGAGGCCCGAGTGGCTCAGGCCCTCTGCTGCCCCTGCCTTGAGCCCAACCAGGGAAAGCCAAGTTCTGATGCCCCAGACACCAGGGTGGCCCAGCCAGGAGCCCTGGTGGGCACCACTGCCAGCTTCCTCCGCCCAGCACCCTGTCCAAAGTGCATCCAGACCACCAGGTCTTGCTGTAGCCCAGGCACAGCAGCCTCCGATCTGCAGAGCCGTGCTCTCcacagcccagccccacctctgaGCCAGGGTCTGAGTCCTGGTGTCCCAGACCCAGAGGGACTCTGTGAGGGACGCAGGTACAGACGAGCCATCTTGTCCCAGAGCTGGCTCTCTGCTCTGTGATTCAGCCGAGCACCAGCCCTGCCATCCGAACATGAGCCCCAAGCACACACGGGAGGCATGGGCGGGCTTCTGGAATGCTTTTATTCAGGTCTGCAGCACCCAATCCCCTGGGAGCACCGGGCAGCTGAGAGAGGTGGGTCTTGGCTCCCCAGCAGCCATGCCATTCACTGGAAATGAGAAGAGTACTAGGGGACTCCAGGTTCACCCCAAAAAGCACCTGGCCCCTGGCCCTCCAGTCCTTCCCGGCAGTGGAGACACTGGCCCCTCCTGCCTACTGGGATGTGGGGGTTCCCAGTGCCCCCGGGGTCTAGCTGCTGCACAGGGAGCCCGGGGTGACGCTCAGAAGCAGCTTACCTGGAAGGCTTTCCGTGCACAGGTGGCTGCAGGGGTAGGGGCGAGATGGGCTGTGAGGTGGGGTAGCTCTCACCTGCCCCCCTGGGCTGCCCAGGACAGACCTCAGCCACCCCAGCACCCAGGTGCCCTTCCAATGCCTGCCCACAGCCTCACAGGCCATGGGGCCGTCCCTGCAGGCCTGACTCTGGGTAGGGAATGAGTGACTCCTTGAAGACCCCCCAGTCCTGCCCGACTCCCTGAGGCCAGGAGGGTCCCCAAGACTGATAGGTCAGCGTGTGCTCCCTCAGTCCTTGATGTCCCAGCACGCCCCTGGGCATCAGAATGGCCCCGAGCCACTCCAGTGACACTCACGGTCAGTCTGCAGCCTGGCCTGCTGCTGCGACAGGAAACCCAGGCCCTGGCTCCACTTGGTGAAGAGGCTCAGGCCCGCCTGGCTGGCCCACTCCGCCCGAcctggggggcggggtggagggTGCCCCTGAgagccctggggctgggaggcCTGTCTGCAGCAGGACTGGGGGGCTGGCTGGCAGGGACTCTGCCCTGCTCTGACCCCAAGGCCCTTCGCCCCGTGgggccctcccccacccccagcactggcGTCAGGGGGCCCCCGTCCCTCCCTCCATGCAGGGCCCTGCCTTCTGCAGACAGAGTAAGAGCAGGACAGTGGGGGATGAAGGCCCGGAAGGAAGGTGTGGGGACCGCAGCTGGCGACTTCATGCCGGGATGAGGAGCAGAAGGAGGCACAGGcgcacgggggtggggggcggaccCCCCCCGCTGCAGCCTGCATGTGCTTTTGCAGCCCTGACACGCAGAGGACGGACGCCCAGCACGCCTCGGACACTCACTGTACAGCTCCACCGTGCTAAAGGCCTCGCCCTCCAGCTCCAGCTGCGTGAACACGATGGCGTAGTCTCTGAAGTTAGAGCCCAACACGCGGTACTCCAACACGCCCAGGGCTGGGGGACAAGAGCCCCAGAGGGTGGGGCCGTCAGACCTCCCCAAGGCCCTCCCAGCAGGCCAACAGCCCCCGAGCTCTGCCCTCGCCCCTGCCCGACCCGTGCCACATGCATTGCTCTCAGTGACAGATGGACTGCGACATCCTGGGCAACTGGGGAGCCACAGGTCACACTTCCTGGATCCTGTCCCCACTGGGACCGAGTGCCAGGGTCCCACCACCCACACACACTACACAGGGAGTCCTGGGGTCCCAGCTGAGCGTGAAGGGCAGTCGAGTTCTCCATCCTCAGGATTGGCGCCAAACCTCTGGCGAAACGAGGTCCTTTCATGTCCTGGCCCAGAGCTATGCTGAAGGCTCAGGATGGGGCCCGCCCCTTCCCAACCAGCACTGGACCCAACCTGCAGGGGGCCTGGGGAGACTGAGGAGGACAGAGGGCCCAGAGCTGCGGCCCAATGCAGGCAGGGAAATAGAGCCAGCGCCCACAGTGGCATCTTCCTTACATGGATTCTCAAACACCCATCCAGAGTTTTGTCTCACCAACTCCATAACGCTCAGGTCACACGTTTCCAGcctgggaaagaaagggaagggccCATGGTCAGCTCGGGGTCCAGACGCAGCACCGGAGGGGAGCACTGCCCCCCAAGCCCGGCCAGCGTCTTTCTGTTCAGGGACCTGGGCACCCGGAGCCCTGCTCCTGGCCCAGTTGGACCCCTCTGAGTACCCACACCGTGGGGCCAGCGTCCTGAAGCCGGCAGAGCACAAACCCAACAAGTGTGCCATGGTCTCTGCACGCCAGGATGAGCTCGTGCCCACGGTCACGAGGAAATAGGGAAACTCTAGAAGGAAGAATAAACAGCAAGAGCCAAGCAACAAACAACACATGTTAGAAGCTGTGGTCGTTAAACAACAGTGTTTGCAAACAAATAAGCTGATGAAGGAACAGAACAGCAAGTCTGAAGGTAAATCGAAAGACGTGTGTTTCATGCAGGACAGTTAACGTCTCGGGTCGGGCGGGAGAGAGGACAGTTGGCTACATGACGCTGGGCAGTTGGGTAGCAATCTAGAAAAGAACGAAGTCGAACCTCACGTTCTCCCCAGGGTGAAATCCCAAATGCCTCAAAGATGCTATGCAGAGGCCAGGCAGAGGGTGGAGCTCGGAGCAGAGTGGgcgaggaggggagggaaggcgGGCACCAGGAAGCCTCTGTGCGGGGCCATCGGACTTGGCCCACCTGCTGAGCGAGGCCTGGCAGTGGGCATGGTGCACCCTCGCTCACCTGTGCCGGGAGGACCGCACTTTCAGGTTGTTTTCTGGAGTGAGGGTCACCACGACCCCCTCGATATTCTTTGTGGCCTTCTCTGCTGCGAAGTCCTTTTCACCGGAGGCCACAGCAAGAACATACCAGGACCCCAGAAGCTGGATGGAGGAGGGGTGGGTGAGGCACCCCCCACCAGCCTGGGAGCCCAGGCACCCCTCCCACCGACCAGCCCATCCCCCATAGCCTGTGCTGGTCTGGGCTGGCCCTGGGGTAGCCCAGAGGCTGTGTGGCCCTCAACGGGCCTGGCCTCCAGGACCAACGTGCCCCATGGCATGTGCAGACCCCCACAGGTGGACTGTTACCTGCTTAGGGTCCAGCCTCCCCAGCCACActgcctgggccctgggcagTGAGACCACAGCCAGAAGGGCAGTCAGCAGCACACCCCTCATCCTCCCAGAGGCCCACACACCAGTGCACACTCCTCGGGCTGGGGTACAGTCCCTCTAGCTGCTGGAAACCCGTTTATATGGCTCTGAATGTGTCGCTGTGGGCGGCCAGTAACCACCGGGATACCATTTCAGCCTCTCTTCTTTCACAGTGGTGAAATTACCCAAAGGAGGGGACTTATAATTCAGTGGTGGCCTCTGCACCCTGCCCAGACACACTGAGAGCGGGCAAtgtgtgcccagccctgccctACACCACCAGAGTCTCAAGATGTCCTTCCACTTGGAGCTTCCAAATAAACACCCTCATCCCAGGCCAAACACAGCCTAGTCTCCTCCCCTCCCTAGGTGGTCCAACACTCTCCCTCACTGCTCTGTCTGGGAAGACCAGAGATGCTGCTTGGAAGCCCAGGCCAACAGCAGGCCAAGGTCAAGTTCCAGGAGAGGGCCAAGAACAAGTGGCTCTTTCAGTAGCTGTGGCTTTGTCTATCTTTTTGTTCATTGTTAAAGATACAAAACGTCcccaaaatcaaaaggaaaaaagctcCCACTCCGTCCTGGCCCACCCACCTTCTGCTCTGCCAGCCttggccccctgcccccacacacagccAGCATCTCAGCCTGGAATGTCCTGTTCTTCCAGCCTCCGCTCCACCCATCCCGACCGACCCACTCTGGCCAGCCTGCCACCTCTGCTCCCCAAGACCCTGGCAGGGCCATCCGGGGACTGCATGACCCCCAGGGCTCCCTGAGAGCAGAAGGCAGAGGGCTCAACAGAATCTGACTGAGCACCTGAAACCCAGGGAAGAAGGCCTGGAGGGTCcttgccagggggtggggggcggtggaGAACGTACAAACTGCATTTCCCAGAACCCTTGGCTTGTCGGCTTCCCGCCTGTTGACATAAGAATGGGCAAGATTTGGAAGGTGGAAGAAAGATGAAGCCATTTGTCTGGCCAGGGCTTTCCAAGGAGGGGCCTCTGACATGCCACCATGGCAGACCCACAGTGGGGTAAGGTGAACAAAAGTAGACTAGCCTGGCACAAACCCGCAGCTCATCTCCCTACTCCCTCTGGGGCCCAGAGTCTCAGGCCTTGAACTTGGATCAGGATGGTCCCCAACTGCCGGCTTCCTAGGTGGCtgacagagaaaatggaaacagggAGACAAAGACATCTCCCTACTCTTCAGATCAATCCTGTCTGCTGTTGTTTCAAGTGCAGCTTCCTGACAAGAATGGAGACTAAGATGACGTGTGTGAAGCCACAGCGAAACAGACGATAGAAGCAGACCTGTGCAGCTTCCTGCTCTGGAGCTACAAGGCCAACCGGCTCAGTCACCAGCACCAGTGGGGGCTCgtaaacaacacacatttgtttctcacagtctGCAGGATGCTAGTGGGGTGGGGACGGCCCCCTTCTAGGTTTCAGATTTCTCGCAATGTCCTCACGGGATGGAaggggcactaatcccattcatgggggCCCCATCCTCACGACCTCCTCACCTCCCAAACATCCCACCTCCCATCAGGGGTTAGGATGTCAACATATGAACTTTTGGGGACACAAACTGCAAAGCCTGTAAAAATGGCTGTGATTCCTCTGTTTAATGAGCTGAGAACCATATTTGAAATTGTGTTGAATTTGCATGATTTTCATAACACAGATGAAACCTACAAAAAGCGGTGTAGATGAAGGACTTCTGTGTAACACAAGGTAATAACAATTACTCAAACTGAATCTCTGCACCATCCTCTGAAAGCTGAGTGGCtctgaaagaggaaaacaaatgttaGAAACCTCCCATTGTCTGTAAATAAAAAGCCCAAAGATCCATCAGGGGTCTCACTCGAGCCTCTGTGGAGAGTTTCGGAGGTCTGCAAAACCCACAGAGAGGAGACGGAAGACCAAAGATGGATTAAAATGATCCATAGGAGAAGGGGTCTGCTCTGACTGCAAGACTTCTGCAAAGGGGCCCGGGTAGGACAGTGCCCCCCCATTCCATGGGACAGGACTGGGAGGCTCAGGTGACCTCAGAAAGGCAGCACTGCTGGCACAGAAGAGTCAGATCGGGCTAAGGGTGCCTTTCTAGACGAAACAAGCAAATGTCACACATACACCCATACCCCAAAATGCCATCCATTCAAGAGAATTTACTGCACTCTCATTGGTGGGTACACATGAATTAGGAAAGTTATAAGCCACCCAAACTGCCAGCGCGGTCCAGGAAATGCACAGATTCAAGTAGTCTGTACTTCGCTACTataaggagaaacaaaaacaaaaataaaaacctttccccAAATGGAAACCCTGCAGGGTGGGAAAGCAGAAGGAAACTGTGGCACACACTCCAAAGTAACTTAAATGcactgaaggcaggaaaagaacATCTCGAATGAGGAATTGTGAAAGCTAAGAGcagcaatgaacaaaaataggagaaaatgaaatgggaatTGATTGTGCTTAGGAAACAAATGTACTACGGGGCTTGACTGATACAGCAAGGTGCTTCAGCGTCTCCAGGCAAATGACAAATGTCTTTCAGAATGCGGGCAGCAAGCTGGCTTCAAAGTTTCCAGAGCAAACAGAACAGCAAGCAAAGCCATTAGAAACACACTGCCCACAGGGACCTGCCACAGCACTGCAGCAAAAGTGGGTTGAACAGACCCAATGTGGGTCAGGACCAAGGCGGCCGGGGATGCCAGGGACACGCACGTCACGCTGCATCTGAATTAATACACAGTAAAACCTGCAcacaatcaattatttttaagccaCAAAGAAAGCATCCACGAAGCAGAATGATTACAAACAAACTTCTctgacaaaaatacaataaaactagGATAATTTGtcactttctattttaaaaaatactcttggatgaaagaaaaaaatacaaactgaaattacagaatgtatttaaaagaaatgtcataAAAACACCATGAAACAGTGGTCAGAAGATGAACATCACAGCCTTAACCATTTAGATCATGAAAAacgaaagaataaaaataaatccccaACGCAAAAAAGCAGACAGATATCGTATTACAATGTTTACACCTGGAAGTTATATAATAACCAGTGttgcctcaataaatttaattttttaaaactaaacaaagaacaaaatgtaaacaaaccaCAAGAATGATAAAAGCAGAAAATCATAGGTAAAGAATAGAAAGTAGCAGATGTACTTAATGAACCAAAATCCTTcgaaaaatgaacagaacaggCAAACCAGTAGCTAAcgcaaataagaaaaagatgagagACCATAAACACACAAAGTAATAAATGACAAGAGCAGGGAATGATATTTGGAACAGAAGGGGGGAAATTTCATCAACAGAAAATACTTTGCTGGCCTCCAAGCAAATAATTTTGAGGTTcaaaatgaaatggataaatttataGGAAAACTCAGTTTGTCAAGTTTTACCCTATTAGACAaagaaatagatagatagatagatgatagaaagatagatagatagatagatagatagatagatagatagatactgtgtttccctgaaaataagccctagccagacaatcagctctaatgtgtcttttggagcaaaaattaatgtaagacccggtcttattttactataagtccgGGTCTttttaatacaatacaatacaatacaatataatataatataatataatataatataatacaatataatactgggtcttatgttaatgtttgctctaaaagatgcattagagctgactgtccagctaggtcttattttcggggaaacacggtagatggatgatagatggataagtgatagatgataggtagacaGATGATATAGGTAAATAGATggtagctagctagatagatagatagatatgatagatagatgacagatatgatagatagatgacagatatgatagatagatgacagatacgATAGATAGGCAAATGACCGACAGATGGTGCGTGGATGGCACGTAGACGACGGCAGAAACAGAGAAGCAAGGCTCTGGAGATGGCCTAGCTGTCCGAGCTGT is from Rhinolophus sinicus isolate RSC01 linkage group LG04, ASM3656204v1, whole genome shotgun sequence and encodes:
- the LCN6 gene encoding epididymal-specific lipocalin-6 isoform X1 produces the protein MRGVLLTALLAVVSLPRAQAVWLGRLDPKQLLGSWYVLAVASGEKDFAAEKATKNIEGVVVTLTPENNLKVRSSRHRLETCDLSVMELVRQNSGWVFENPSLGVLEYRVLGSNFRDYAIVFTQLELEGEAFSTVELYSRAEWASQAGLSLFTKWSQGLGFLSQQQARLQTDLNGMAAGEPRPTSLSCPVLPGDWVLQT
- the LCN6 gene encoding epididymal-specific lipocalin-6 isoform X3, coding for MRGVLLTALLAVVSLPRAQAVWLGRLDPKQLLGSWYVLAVASGEKDFAAEKATKNIEGVVVTLTPENNLKVRSSRHRLETCDLSVMELVRQNSGWVFENPSLGVLEYRVLGSNFRDYAIVFTQLELEGEAFSTVELYSRAEWASQAGLSLFTKWSQGLGFLSQQQARLQTDPTCARKAFQ
- the LCN10 gene encoding epididymal-specific lipocalin-10 is translated as MGLGRLPPVLVLALVLPVGSQPQGQLPRESHNLNWNKVLRGSKRSPRNWEQRLCSPAPSLQFSGFWYILAIASDVHGFLPDRDKWKLGASVVQLHNVGQLKVVFAFSRSRGCQSHTLILRKDGKKAVFRNTLKGVQGFRVLSTDYSYGVVDVRLGRAGRTSKTLLLFSRQNTSSFMSVKKFVDICEILELTRGSTILPKDASCAHTILP
- the LCN6 gene encoding epididymal-specific lipocalin-6 isoform X2 — encoded protein: MRGVLLTALLAVVSLPRAQAVWLGRLDPKQLLGSWYVLAVASGEKDFAAEKATKNIEGVVVTLTPENNLKVRSSRHRLETCDLSVMELVRQNSGWVFENPSLGVLEYRVLGSNFRDYAIVFTQLELEGEAFSTVELYSRAEWASQAGLSLFTKWSQGLGFLSQQQARLQTDPTCARKAFQVSCF